In one Brassica oleracea var. oleracea cultivar TO1000 chromosome C9, BOL, whole genome shotgun sequence genomic region, the following are encoded:
- the LOC106318513 gene encoding ADP-ribosylation factor GTPase-activating protein AGD3 isoform X2, translating to MHFTKLDDSPMFRKQLQSMEESAEILRERSLKFYKGCRKYTEGLGEAYDGDIAFASALETFGGGHNDPISVAFGGPVMTKFTIALREIGTYKEVLRSQVEHILNDRLLQFANMDLHEVKEARKRFDKASLTYDQAREKFLSLRKGTKSDVAAALEQELHTSRSMFEKARFNLVTTLSNVEAKKRFEFLEAVSGTMDAHLRYFKQGYELLHQMEPYINQVLTYAQQSRERSNYEQAALDEKMQEYKRQVDRESRYGSNSANGSPNGDGIQAIGRSSHKMIDAVMQSAARGKVQTIRQGYLSKRSSNLRGDWKRRFFVLDSRGMLYYYRKQCSKPSGSGSQLSGQRNSSELGSGLLSRWLSSNNHGGGVHDEKSVARHTVNLLTSTIKVDADQSDLRFCFRIISPSKNYTLQAESALDQMDWIEKITGVIASLLSSQVPGSPMESGHHRSASESSSYESSEYDHPTTDEFVCERSFMGYHERPSRNFQPQRSIRKGEKPIDVLRKVFGNDKCADCGAPEPDWASLNLGVLVCIECSGVHRNLGVHISKVRSLTLDVKVWEPSVITLFQALGNNFANTVWEELLHSRSAFHVDPGLTGSDKSRVLVTGKPSYADMISVKEKYIQAKYAEKLFVRRSRDCDFPQSVAQQMWDAVSANDKKAVYRLIVNGEADVNAVYDQPSSSSSLTLSRVMLIPERPPTREDVLLKLRNELLDRTSSGFSSSIPPEETGGCSLLHCACEKADIGMVELLLQYGANVNATDSSGQTPLHYCILRGKAVVARLLLTRGADTEAVNGEGKTALDIAAESKFTDAEVLSLLSEAANGYNHRQC from the exons ATGCATTTCACCAAGCTTGATGACTCTCCCATGTTCCGCAAACAG TTACAAAGCATGGAGGAGAGTGCAGAAATATTACGGGAAAGAAGTCTAAAGTTTTACAAAGGATGCCGCAAATACAC TGAAGGGTTAGGCGAGGCATATGATGGAGACATTGCTTTCGCTAGTGCACTTGAAACATTTGGTGGTGGCCATAATGATCCCATTAGTGTGGCTTTTGGAG GACCTGTGATGACGAAATTTACAATTGCGTTGAGGGAAATTGGGACGTACAAGGAAGTTCTTCGGTCACAG GTGGAACATATACTGAATGACAGATTGCTTCAATTTGCCAATATGGACTTGCATGAGGTTAAG GAAGCTCGAAAGCGCTTTGACAAGGCTAGCCTCACCTATGATCAG GCCCGTGAGAAGTTTCTATCGTTGAGGAAAGGTACAAAAAGTGACGTTGCTGCTGCTTTAGAACAG GAACTTCACACTTCGAGGTCTATGTTTGAGAAAGCTCGATTCAACCTT GTGACTACTCTCTCAAATGTTGAAGCTAAGAAAAGATTTGAATTTTTGGAAGCAGTCAGCGGAACGATGGATGCACATCTTCGCTACTTCAAACAG GGTTACGAGTTACTGCATCAGATGGAACCATATATCAACCAG GTGTTGACCTATGCACAACAGTCCAGAGAGAGATCAAATTATGAACAAGCAGCACTTGACGAGAAGATGCAGGAGTACAAAAGACAGGTTGATCGAGAGAGCAGGTATGGTTCAAATAGTGCTAATGGATCCCCAAATGGAGATGGCATACAAGCGATTGGTAGAAGCTCTCACAAAATGATAGACGCCGTAATGCAATCTGCCGCAAGGGGAAAG GTGCAAACAATACGGCAAGGTTATCTCTCTAAACGCTCTTCAAACCTGAGAGGAGACTGGAAAAGACGGTTCTTTGTTCTTGACAGCCGAGGGATGTTGTACTATTACCGGAAACAATGTAGCAAACCATCT GGGTCTGGGAGCCAGCTCTCTGGACAGAGAAACAGCTCAGAGCTTGGGTCTGGACTTCTAAGCAGGTGGCTTTCTTCGAATAATCATGGTGGAGGAGTGCATGATGAGAAGTCTGTAGCTCGGCATACAGTGAACTTGCTTACCTCAACTATTAAAGTAGACGCTGATCAGTCAGATCTGAGGTTTTGCTTTAGGATCATTTCACCTTCAAAAAACTACACATTGCAG GCTGAGAGCGCACTGGATCAAATGGATTGGATAGAAAAGATCACTGGGGTTATTGCATCACTGCTTAGTTCTCAGGTCCCTGGTAGCCCCATGGAGAGTGGCCACCACCGGTCCGCTAGTGAAAGTAGCTCATACGAAAGCTCTGAATATGATCACCCCACTACTGATGAGTTTGTATGTGAGAGGAGCTTTATGGGGTACCACGAAAGGCCATCTAGAAACTTCCAGCCGCAACGGTCCATTAGAAAGGGTGAGAAGCCCATTGATGTCCTGAGAAAAGTCTTTGGGAATGACAAGTGTGCGGATTGTGGAGCTCCTGAACCAGACTGGGCTTCTTTGAACCTAGGTGTTCTTGTCTGTATCGAGTGTTCTGGTGTTCACCGTAACCTTGGTGTGCATATATCAAAG GTTAGGTCACTCACTCTGGATGTGAAAGTATGGGAGCCATCTGTTATAACTCTGTTCCAAGCTCTTGGGAATAATTTTGCAAACACGGTCTGGGAGGAGCTGCTTCATTCAAGGAGCGCCTTCCATGTTGATCCAGGCTTAACAGG GTCTGATAAATCAAGAGTGCTGGTCACTGGAAAACCTAGCTATGCTGATATGATATCTGTCAAGGAGAAGTATATACAAGCTAAG TATGCTGAGAAGCTGTTTGTTCGGAGATCAAGAGACTGTGACTTCCCACAATCAGTTGCACAACAAATGTGGGATGCAGTTTCTGCCAATGATAAAAAGGCTGTTTACCGTCTTATCGTCAACGGTGAAGCGGATGTGAATGCTGTGTATGACCAACCATCTTCCAGCTCTTCGTTAACGCTTTCCAGAGTAATGTTAATACCTGAGAGGCCACCAACGCGTGAGGACGTGCTACTCAAGTTAAGAAACGAGTTGCTCGATAGAACTTCCTCAGGATTCTCTTCAAGTATTCCACCAGAGGAGACTGGAGGTTGCTCTCTGCTTCACTGTGCTTGCGAGAAGGCAGACATTGGGATGGTGGAGCTTTTGCTGCAATACGGTGCGAATGTGAACGCTACGGATTCAAGTGGGCAAACGCCGTTGCATTATTGTATCCTCAGAGGCAAAGCGGTAGTTGCAAGACTGCTTCTCACGAG GGGAGCTGACACGGAAGCCGTCAATGGAGAAGGAAAAACGGCTCTTGACATTGCTGCAGAGTCAAAATTTACTGATGCGGAAGTCCTGTCTCTCCTTTCAGAAGCTGCAAACGGTTACAATCACAGACAGTGCTGA
- the LOC106318513 gene encoding ADP-ribosylation factor GTPase-activating protein AGD3 isoform X1 — translation MHFTKLDDSPMFRKQLQSMEESAEILRERSLKFYKGCRKYTEGLGEAYDGDIAFASALETFGGGHNDPISVAFGGPVMTKFTIALREIGTYKEVLRSQVEHILNDRLLQFANMDLHEVKEARKRFDKASLTYDQAREKFLSLRKGTKSDVAAALEQELHTSRSMFEKARFNLVTTLSNVEAKKRFEFLEAVSGTMDAHLRYFKQGYELLHQMEPYINQVLTYAQQSRERSNYEQAALDEKMQEYKRQVDRESRYGSNSANGSPNGDGIQAIGRSSHKMIDAVMQSAARGKVQTIRQGYLSKRSSNLRGDWKRRFFVLDSRGMLYYYRKQCSKPSGSGSQLSGQRNSSELGSGLLSRWLSSNNHGGGVHDEKSVARHTVNLLTSTIKVDADQSDLRFCFRIISPSKNYTLQAESALDQMDWIEKITGVIASLLSSQVPGSPMESGHHRSASESSSYESSEYDHPTTDEFVCERSFMGYHERPSRNFQPQRSIRKGEKPIDVLRKVFGNDKCADCGAPEPDWASLNLGVLVCIECSGVHRNLGVHISKVRSLTLDVKVWEPSVITLFQALGNNFANTVWEELLHSRSAFHVDPGLTGMCRSDKSRVLVTGKPSYADMISVKEKYIQAKYAEKLFVRRSRDCDFPQSVAQQMWDAVSANDKKAVYRLIVNGEADVNAVYDQPSSSSSLTLSRVMLIPERPPTREDVLLKLRNELLDRTSSGFSSSIPPEETGGCSLLHCACEKADIGMVELLLQYGANVNATDSSGQTPLHYCILRGKAVVARLLLTRGADTEAVNGEGKTALDIAAESKFTDAEVLSLLSEAANGYNHRQC, via the exons ATGCATTTCACCAAGCTTGATGACTCTCCCATGTTCCGCAAACAG TTACAAAGCATGGAGGAGAGTGCAGAAATATTACGGGAAAGAAGTCTAAAGTTTTACAAAGGATGCCGCAAATACAC TGAAGGGTTAGGCGAGGCATATGATGGAGACATTGCTTTCGCTAGTGCACTTGAAACATTTGGTGGTGGCCATAATGATCCCATTAGTGTGGCTTTTGGAG GACCTGTGATGACGAAATTTACAATTGCGTTGAGGGAAATTGGGACGTACAAGGAAGTTCTTCGGTCACAG GTGGAACATATACTGAATGACAGATTGCTTCAATTTGCCAATATGGACTTGCATGAGGTTAAG GAAGCTCGAAAGCGCTTTGACAAGGCTAGCCTCACCTATGATCAG GCCCGTGAGAAGTTTCTATCGTTGAGGAAAGGTACAAAAAGTGACGTTGCTGCTGCTTTAGAACAG GAACTTCACACTTCGAGGTCTATGTTTGAGAAAGCTCGATTCAACCTT GTGACTACTCTCTCAAATGTTGAAGCTAAGAAAAGATTTGAATTTTTGGAAGCAGTCAGCGGAACGATGGATGCACATCTTCGCTACTTCAAACAG GGTTACGAGTTACTGCATCAGATGGAACCATATATCAACCAG GTGTTGACCTATGCACAACAGTCCAGAGAGAGATCAAATTATGAACAAGCAGCACTTGACGAGAAGATGCAGGAGTACAAAAGACAGGTTGATCGAGAGAGCAGGTATGGTTCAAATAGTGCTAATGGATCCCCAAATGGAGATGGCATACAAGCGATTGGTAGAAGCTCTCACAAAATGATAGACGCCGTAATGCAATCTGCCGCAAGGGGAAAG GTGCAAACAATACGGCAAGGTTATCTCTCTAAACGCTCTTCAAACCTGAGAGGAGACTGGAAAAGACGGTTCTTTGTTCTTGACAGCCGAGGGATGTTGTACTATTACCGGAAACAATGTAGCAAACCATCT GGGTCTGGGAGCCAGCTCTCTGGACAGAGAAACAGCTCAGAGCTTGGGTCTGGACTTCTAAGCAGGTGGCTTTCTTCGAATAATCATGGTGGAGGAGTGCATGATGAGAAGTCTGTAGCTCGGCATACAGTGAACTTGCTTACCTCAACTATTAAAGTAGACGCTGATCAGTCAGATCTGAGGTTTTGCTTTAGGATCATTTCACCTTCAAAAAACTACACATTGCAG GCTGAGAGCGCACTGGATCAAATGGATTGGATAGAAAAGATCACTGGGGTTATTGCATCACTGCTTAGTTCTCAGGTCCCTGGTAGCCCCATGGAGAGTGGCCACCACCGGTCCGCTAGTGAAAGTAGCTCATACGAAAGCTCTGAATATGATCACCCCACTACTGATGAGTTTGTATGTGAGAGGAGCTTTATGGGGTACCACGAAAGGCCATCTAGAAACTTCCAGCCGCAACGGTCCATTAGAAAGGGTGAGAAGCCCATTGATGTCCTGAGAAAAGTCTTTGGGAATGACAAGTGTGCGGATTGTGGAGCTCCTGAACCAGACTGGGCTTCTTTGAACCTAGGTGTTCTTGTCTGTATCGAGTGTTCTGGTGTTCACCGTAACCTTGGTGTGCATATATCAAAG GTTAGGTCACTCACTCTGGATGTGAAAGTATGGGAGCCATCTGTTATAACTCTGTTCCAAGCTCTTGGGAATAATTTTGCAAACACGGTCTGGGAGGAGCTGCTTCATTCAAGGAGCGCCTTCCATGTTGATCCAGGCTTAACAGG AATGTGCAGGTCTGATAAATCAAGAGTGCTGGTCACTGGAAAACCTAGCTATGCTGATATGATATCTGTCAAGGAGAAGTATATACAAGCTAAG TATGCTGAGAAGCTGTTTGTTCGGAGATCAAGAGACTGTGACTTCCCACAATCAGTTGCACAACAAATGTGGGATGCAGTTTCTGCCAATGATAAAAAGGCTGTTTACCGTCTTATCGTCAACGGTGAAGCGGATGTGAATGCTGTGTATGACCAACCATCTTCCAGCTCTTCGTTAACGCTTTCCAGAGTAATGTTAATACCTGAGAGGCCACCAACGCGTGAGGACGTGCTACTCAAGTTAAGAAACGAGTTGCTCGATAGAACTTCCTCAGGATTCTCTTCAAGTATTCCACCAGAGGAGACTGGAGGTTGCTCTCTGCTTCACTGTGCTTGCGAGAAGGCAGACATTGGGATGGTGGAGCTTTTGCTGCAATACGGTGCGAATGTGAACGCTACGGATTCAAGTGGGCAAACGCCGTTGCATTATTGTATCCTCAGAGGCAAAGCGGTAGTTGCAAGACTGCTTCTCACGAG GGGAGCTGACACGGAAGCCGTCAATGGAGAAGGAAAAACGGCTCTTGACATTGCTGCAGAGTCAAAATTTACTGATGCGGAAGTCCTGTCTCTCCTTTCAGAAGCTGCAAACGGTTACAATCACAGACAGTGCTGA